The Carassius gibelio isolate Cgi1373 ecotype wild population from Czech Republic chromosome B14, carGib1.2-hapl.c, whole genome shotgun sequence genome has a segment encoding these proteins:
- the LOC127971416 gene encoding uncharacterized protein LOC127971416, with the protein MDVNRSDSVLDQVIQALEDEKAQLEGKLETEIDVSERQKYEERLAEINADLQANKTKLQGSSSQVEQEVRRSERERRPTEKMLELRRDELAKRERKFMFTYLNFKAEAQFIRSKLKEQCSKTDLGDMIVTAEKREAELKQTYESIRAMNVPSQDIRRKMDSCTSVTSEVTVLLKRRCAEVDTKEFDAEAVKETLLQLLQRDDAKSIYGSTVSRAEKESQQGSHMSIKRAEAAARLAAKRAELNREKEISAQRKEVLAQQERLKMLEEQRDLEVMEAEYSVYAEEESRLNAEMRETNEKCALPPCQHPLQHNSHSCTKVSTFQPLAQPCSENKLETKVDEVVLVKALTESLAMTKLPAPEPFTFTGDPLKFIEWRTCFKALIETNCTTSAHRLFYLKKYISGDALSILEGTFYRSDEDAYTQAWDALNKRYGHPFVVQRAFRTKLSNCPKIGPKESLKLREFSDFLISCKNAMPHVHGLGVLDDCEENQKLLQKLPDFITTRWNRHVSKALDDEKPYPSFAEFSDFVAEEARIACNPVSSLHALKHADERLGKEQKRFKASALMQNVKPIAKNFNALERETSTKLNPSATRDKRQLECICCQQNHFIYKCEKFAAMPLEEKKRFVINNKMCFGCLRVGHISKNCRKRATCNICRQSHPSPLHEERLQGGKPEASSDERASISLCSVGMDNYNRTSMIVPVWISCATKDSPEILAYALLDTQSSNTFINQDICDKLQVHTEPVKLKLSTMTDRATIEDCQRVDGLRVRGYSLQEYIELPPVYTQDYIPLERDSIPTCKKAQKWTHLLSVADKMPDLLDCTVGLLIGYDCPRALKPTQVISGNDNEPYAVKTDLGWSIVGSIAPNSCSRDVTGFCHRISVKELPAITPASIIRTLEADFRDTDSKERTISQEDIQFLQQLDERVQHNREGHVEMPLPFRKRPQLPNNKKLAVVRLRYLKRKMERSPKYRKDYVRFMDSVFRDGDAEEATTTGKEDSTWYIPHHGVYHPRKPEKIRVVFDCSAKFEGTSLNDHLLTGPDLTNTLTGVLCRFREHQIAIVCDVEKMFHRFHVNLDDRDFLRFLWWEEGNTEKEPKEYCMRVHIFGAASSPGCANYGMKYLASKYEKDYPLAASFIRKNFYVDDGLVSIDSNEKANKLINEARDVLAKGKLRLHKFVSNCREVLNAIPESERASVVKDVDLNYNELPMQSVLGVKWNIETDTFSFKVDLTEKAATRRGILSVVASVYDPLGFLAPYVFVGKRVLQEMCKRGVGWDEPLPSDLKPKWDTWLHDLENLQRIRIPRCFIPENMGKIQKIELHHFSDASSEGYGQCSYIRTVADEQVHCALVMGKARVAPTKVFSIPRLELTAATVSASVSHLLREELDLEINEEFFWTDSQIVLGYIKNEARRFHVFVANRVQKIRDSTDPKQWFYVETNQNPADCTSRGSKVADLIDSSWLKGPKFLWEKEIVTHKTSPKLLVGDPEVKVLKTDACVRDNFLERLTRFSDWNTAINAIARIKRLVKRDRSGFISVEEREKAALVLIKAAQKEAFEEELKCLSQNPAKLPKNNRLYQLDPVLQNELLRVGGRLRKSNAALELKHPIILPKEGIVTQLILDHCHKKIQHQGRGQTLNELRSSGYWIMGASNVVAKYIKNCVTCRKLRRPVEEQRMADLPADRVEPSPPFLYSGIDCFGPFYTKQGRKEFKRYGLLFTCLSSRAVHLEMLEDLTTDAFLNALRCFIAIRGAVRQIRSDQGTNFVGARNELEKGLKDLDQERISTYLASKQCDFLMNVPEASHMGGVWERQIRTVRSVMNAVLAQAKGRLDDTSLRTFFYEAMLIVNNRPLTTNTINDPESLEPLTPNHLLTMKTSVPLPPPGKFIREDLYARKRWRRVQYLSEQFWSRWRKEYLANLSLRQQWHKPRRNVQIGDVVIVKEDNVHRNEWRLARVVETSADDDGLVRKVKLQMGQSKLGKKGERLTQITLLERPIQKIVVIVENNS; encoded by the coding sequence ATGGATGTAAATAGATCAGACAGTGTCTTAGACCAAGTCATTCAAGCTCTTGAAGATGAAAAAGCGCAATTAGAGGGGAAATTAGAAACTGAAATTGATGTCTCagaaagacaaaaatatgaaGAACGCCTTGCAGAAATTAATGCAGATTTGCAAGCTAATAAGACAAAACTTCAAGGGTCATCATCACAAGTTGAGCAAGAAGTTAGGCGTTCAGAAAGAGAAAGACGTCCAACAGAAAAAATGCTTGAGTTAAGACGTGATGAGTTAGCAAAAAGAGAAAGGaagtttatgttcacatacttAAACTTTAAAGCTGAAGCTCAGTTTATCAGATCTAAACTGAAAGAACAATGCTCTAAAACCGATTTAGGTGATATGATAGTGACTGCAGAAAAACGTGAAGCAGAGTTAAAACAAACCTATGAGAGTATTCGTGCAATGAACGTCCCATCTCAAGATATAAGAAGGAAAATGGATAGCTGCACTTCAGTAACTAGTGAAGTAACTGTACTGTTGAAAAGACGTTGCGCAGAAGTTGACACTAAAGAGTTTGATGCGGAGGCTGTAAAAGAAACACTCCTCCAGTTACTGCAAAGAGATGACGCCAAGTCAATTTATGGATCAACTGTGTCGAGAGCTGAAAAAGAAAGTCAGCAGGGAAGTCATATGTCAATAAAAAGAGCGGAAGCAGCGGCACGCTTAGCTGCAAAACGTGCTGAACTAAATCGAGAAAAAGAAATCTCAGCTCAAAGAAAAGAGGTGCTAGCCCAACAAGAGAGGTTAAAAATGCTGGAGGAACAAAGGGATCTTGAAGTCATGGAAGCTGAATATAGTGTGTACGCAGAAGAGGAATCAAGATTGAACGCTGAAATGAGAGAAACAAACGAAAAATGTGCTTTGCCTCCATGTCAGCATCCGCTGCAACACAATAGCCATTCATGCACCAAGGTTTCAACCTTTCAACCTTTAGCTCAACCGTGCTCTGAAAATAAGCTAGAGACTAAAGTAGATGAGGTTGTATTAGTGAAAGCACTAACAGAATCTCTGGCAATGACCAAACTTCCAGCTCCAGAGCCATTCACCTTTACAGGTGACCCACTCAAGTTCATTGAGTGGCGCACTTGTTTTAAAGCTTTAATTGAAACAAACTGCACAACTTCAGCACATAGGCTCTTCTATCTAAAAAAGTACATAAGTGGAGATGCTCTTAGTATACTAGAGGGAACATTTTATAGGAGTGATGAAGATGCATACACGCAAGCTTGGGATGCCCTGAATAAACGCTATGGACACCCTTTTGTAGTTCAAAGAGCATTTAGGACAAAGTTGAGTAACTGCCCAAAAATAGGACCTAAAGAATCACTGAAATTGAGGGAGTTTAGTGATTTCCTTATCTCCTGTAAAAATGCAATGCCTCATGTACATGGTTTGGGAGTTTTGGACGATTGTGAAGAGAACCAGAAATTGCTTCAGAAACTTCCTGACTTTATAACAACTCGCTGGAATAGGCATGTCAGTAAAGCACTCGATGATGAAAAGCCATACCCAAGTTTCGCTGAGTTTTCAGACTTTGTGGCAGAAGAGGCACGTATTGCATGTAATCCTGTTTCCTCTCTACATGCTTTAAAGCATGCAGATGAAAGGTTAGGAAAGGAGCAAAAACGTTTCAAAGCCAGTGCTCTGATGCAAAATGTTAAACCCATTGCAAAGAACTTTAATGCATTGGAAAGAGAAACCAGTACCAAACTCAACCCTTCTGCTACTCGAGATAAAAGACAACTAGAATGTATCTGCTGTCAGCAAAATCACTTCATATACAAATGTGAAAAGTTTGCGGCAATGCCTCTTGAGGAGAAGAAAAGGTTTGTCATCAACAACAAGATGTGCTTTGGTTGTCTGAGAGTCGGCCATATCTCCAAAAACTGTAGAAAGCGAGCAACTTGCAACATCTGCAGGCAAAGTCATCCCTCTCCACTTCATGAAGAACGTTTACAAGGAGGAAAACCAGAAgcttcatctgacgaaagggcTTCCATTAGCTTATGTAGTGTGGGAATGGACAACTATAATCGCACTTCAATGATAGTTCCAGTATGGATCTCTTGTGCAACAAAGGACAGCCCAGAAATTCTAGCCTACGCATTGCTGGACACGCAGAGCAGTAATACATTCATCAATCAGGACATCTGCGACAAACTTCAAGTACATACAGAACCTGTGAAATTAAAGCTGTCCACAATGACTGATCGAGCTACGATAGAGGATTGTCAGAGAGTAGATGGGCTAAGAGTGAGAGGCTATAGTTTGCAAGAGTACATTGAGTTGCCACCAGTTTACACTCAAGACTACATTCCCTTGGAACGAGATAGCATTCCTACTTGCAAAAAAGCTCAGAAATGGACCCACCTGCTCAGTGTTGCAGACAAAATGCCAGATCTATTGGATTGTACTGTAGGGCTTCTAATTGGCTATGATTGTCCAAGAGCTCTAAAGCCAACCCAAGTGATATCAGGGAATGATAACGAGCCTTACGCAGTCAAAACAGACTTAGGCTGGAGTATAGTGGGATCCATAGCTCCCAATAGTTGCTCTAGAGATGTAACAGGGTTCTGTCATCGCATATCGGTGAAGGAACTCCCAGCTATAACACCTGCCTCTATAATCAGGACATTAGAAGCTGACTTCCGGGATACAGATTCAAAAGAGAGGACAATATCTCAGGAGGACATTCAATTTCTTCAACAGTTGGATGAAAGGGTTCaacacaacagagaaggacatgTGGAAATGCCCTTACCTTTCAGAAAGCGTCCTCAGTTGCCGAACAATAAGAAGCTTGCTGTGGTTCGTTTGAGATATTTGAAAAGGAAAATGGAGAGAAGTCCTAAGTACAGAAAGGACTATGTGAGATTTATGGACAGTGTCTTTAGAGATGGAGATGCTGAAGAAGCAACTACCACTGGAAAAGAAGACAGTACATGGTACATCCCACACCACGGGGTGTACCACCCAAGAAAACCAGAGAAAATAAGAGTGGTATTTGACTGCTCAGCCAAATTTGAAGGCACATCTCTAAATGACCACTTACTCACAGGGCCAGACTTAACAAATACTCTGACTGGAGTGCTGTGTAGATTTCGTGAGCATCAGATTGCTATTGTTTGCGATGTGGAGAAGATGTTCCATCGCTTTCATGTCAATCTAGATGATCGTGATTTCCTGAGATTCCTATGGTGGGAAGAAGGGAACACTGAAAAGGAACCCAAGGAATATTGCATGCGAGTTCACATTTTTGGAGCAgcatcctctccagggtgtgcgaactatggcatgaaatatctaGCCAGCAAATATGAGAAGGACTACCCACTGGCAGCAAGCTTCATTCGCAAAAACTTCTATGTGGATGATGGTCTTGTCAGCATTGATTCCAATGAGAAAGCCAACAAGTTGATTAATGAAGCGAGAGATGTTTTGGCCAAAGGAAAACTGCGCTTACACAAGTTTGTGTCCAATTGCAGAGAAGTTTTGAATGCAATTCCAGAGAGTGAACGTGCCAGTGTAGTAAAGGATGTTGATCTGAACTACAATGAGCTTCCAATGCAGAGTGTACTGGGAGTAAAGTGGAACATAGAGACTGATACATTCTCATTTAAAGTCGACCTTACTGAAAAGGCTGCTACTCGAAGGGGAATTCTATCAGTGGTTGCAAGTGTGTACGACCCATTAGGTTTTCTTGCTCCCTACGTCTTTGTTGGAAAAAGAGTGCTCCAAGAGATGTGTAAACGAGGAGTAGGATGGGATGAACCTCTTCCCTCTGATCTGAAGCCAAAGTGGGATACATGGCTCCATGACTTGGAAAATCTCCAAAGGATTCGAATACCAAGATGCTTCATTCCTGAAAATATGGGCAAAATCCAGAAAATTGAACTGCATCATTTTTCAGATGCCAGCAGTGAAGGTTATGGACAGTGTTCATATATCAGGACTGTTGCTGATGAGCAAGTGCATTGTGCGCTGGTCATGGGAAAGGCCAGAGTAGCCCCTACAAAGGTTTTCAGCATACCACGCCTTGAGCTGACTGCAGCCACAGTTTCAGCATCAGTAAGTCATCTTCTTAGAGAAGAGCTAGATCTGGAGATAAATGAGGAGTTTTTCTGGACGGATTCCCAGATAGTATTAGGGTATATCAAGAACGAAGCCAGACGCTTTCATGTTTTTGTGGCTAATCGTGTCCAGAAAATAAGAGACTCTACAGATCCAAAGCAGTGGTTCTATGTGGAAACCAATCAAAATCCAGCAGACTGTACATCTAGGGGTTCCAAGGTGGCAGACCTAATTGACTCAAGTTGGTTGAAAGGCCCAAAGTTTCTATGGGAAAAGGAAATTGTTACTCATAAAACTTCACCAAAGCTTCTTGTAGGTGACCCTGAGGTAAAAGTCCTGAAAACAGATGCCTGTGTAAGAGACAACTTTCTTGAAAGACTAACAAGATTCTCAGATTGGAATACAGCAATCAATGCTATAGCTAGAATCAAAAGACTTGTGAAAAGAGACAGATCAGGGTTCATTAGtgtagaggagagagagaaagcagctCTTGTGCTCATCAAGGCAGCACAAAAAGAAGCCTTTGAAGAAGAACTGAAATGTCTCAGTCAAAACCCTGCTAAGCTACCGAAGAATAACAGGTTATACCAACTTGATCCTGTTCTCCAGAATGAACTGCTCAGGGTTGGAGGTCGGTTAAGAAAGTCTAACGCAGCATTGGAGTTGAAACATCCAATAATTCTTCCTAAGGAAGGCATTGTCACACAGCTGATACTTGACCATTGCCACAAGAAAATTCAACATCAAGGTCGAGGTCAAACCTTAAATGAGCTCAGATCCAGTGGATATTGGATAATGGGTGCAAGCAATGTAGTggccaaatacataaaaaattgtgTTACATGCAGAAAGCTGCGCAGACCAGTTGAAGAACAGCGCATGGCTGACCTTCCAGCTGACAGAGTAGAACCATCACCCCCATTCTTGTATTCTGGTATTGACTGTTTTGGCCCCTTCTACACGAAACAAGGTCGGAAAGAATTCAAACGATATGGTCTGTTGTTTACGTGCCTGAGCTCCAGGGCTGTACATTTAGAAATGTTAGAAGATCTCACTACTGATGCATTTCTGAATGCTTTAAGATGTTTCATAGCAATCAGAGGAGCCGTGCGACAGATCAGATCCGACCAAGGCACAAATTTCGTGGGGGCAAGGAATGAGCTGGAGAAAGGTTTGAAGGATCTAGACCAAGAGAGGATCTCTACCTATCTTGCAAGCAAACAGTGTGATTTCCTTATGAATGTTCCTGAAGCAAGCCACATGGGAGGTGTGTGGGAACGCCAGATAAGAACAGTAAGGAGTGTGATGAATGCTGTTCTGGCACAAGCTAAAGGAAGACTGGATGACACCTCATTAAGGACATTCTTCTACGAGGCAATGTTAATCGTGAATAATCGTCCGCTTACGACTAACACAATAAATGACCCAGAGAGTCTTGAGCCCTTGACTCCTAATCATCTGCTTACGATGAAGACATCAGTGCCTCTGCCTCCTCCTGGCAAATTTATTCGTGAAGATCTGTACGCTAGGAAAAGGTGGAGAAGAGTGCAATACTTGTCAGAGCAGTTTTGGAGCAGGTGGCGTAAAGAATACCTGGCCAACTTAAGCCTCAGACAACAATGGCACAAACCTAGAAGAAATGTTCAAATTGGAGATGTAGTGATTGTCAAAGAGGACAATGTTCACAGAAATGAATGGAGGTTAGCTAGAGTTGTTGAGACAAGTGCAGATGATGATGGGCTTGTAAGAAAGGTTAAACTCCAAATGGGACAAAGTAAGTTAGGTAAAAAGGGTGAGAGATTGACACAAATAACTCTTTTGGAACGTCCAATTCAAAAAATAGTGGTAATAGTTGAGAACAATTCCTAA